Proteins encoded together in one Eublepharis macularius isolate TG4126 chromosome 2, MPM_Emac_v1.0, whole genome shotgun sequence window:
- the KLHDC2 gene encoding kelch domain-containing protein 2, translated as MADDNEDLQADEDLPEEETLEQLENGSPAERSGHVAVTDGQCMFVWGGYKNAQVRGYYDFYLPRDEIWIYNMETGRWTKHRTGGDVPPSMSGSCAVCVDRVLYLFGGHHAHGNTNKFYMLNSRTNDNVLQWVRVECEGVPPSSKDKLGVWVYKNKLIFFGGYGYYPEGKQIGTFEFDETSFWNSGLPRGWNDHVHMLDTETFTWSQPVTTGKSPSPRAAHACATVGNRGYVFGGRYRDSRMNDLYCLNLDKWEWHEITTQGICPVGRSWHSLTPVSSDHLFLFGGFTTDKQPLSDAWIYCISKNEWIQFEHNYSEKPRLWHTACASEEGEVIVFGGCANNLLAHHKAAHSNEILVFSLQPKSLVRLCQEAILCFKEILASSWHCLPKHLLHSLNQRFSSNNTSGS; from the exons ATGGCAGATGACAACGAAGACTTGCAAGCGGACGAGGatctcccagaggaggaaacGCTTGAGCAGCTGGAGAACGGCAGCCCTGCTGAGCGTAGCGGTCACGTGGCAGTCACCGATGGCCAGTGCATGTTCGTGTGGGGTGGATATAAG AATGCCCAGGTGAGGGGCTATTATGACTTCTACCTGCCTAGAGATGAGATCTGGATCTACAACATGGAAACGGGAAGATG GACAAAGCACAGGACGGGAGGAGACGTGCCCCCCTCCATGTCAGGCAGCTGTGCCGTCTGTGTAGACAGAGTCTTGTACCTGTTTGGGGGGCATCATGCGCACGGGAATACAAACAAG TTCTACATGCTGAATTCCAGGACAAACGATAACGTTCTGCAGTGGGTCCGGGTGGAGTGCGAGGGTGTCCCTCCCTCCTCGAAAGACAAGCTTGGAGTTTGGGTTTATAAAAACAA GCTAATATTTTTTGGCGGCTACGGGTACTACCCTGAAGGGAAGCAAATCGGAACGTTCGAGTTCGATGAAACGTCCTTTTGG AATTCAGGTCTTCCTCGAGGATGGAACGATCATGTCCATATGCTGGACACAGAGACTTTTACGTGGAGCCAGCCCGTGACAACG GGTAAATCACCCTCACCCAGGGCTGCCCATGCCTGTGCCACTGTTGGGAACCGAGGCTACGTCTTTGGAGGCAGATATCGA GATTCTCGAATGAACGATCTCTACTGTCTCAACCTGGATAAGTGGGAATGGCATGAAAT AACCACGCAAGGGATATGCCCTGTCGGCCGCTCTTGGCACTCTCTCACTCCGGTTtcatctgaccatctcttcctctTTGGTGGGTTCACCACCGACAAGCAGCCACTGA GTGACGCTTGGATTTATTGCATTAGTAAAAACGAGTGGATACAATTTGAGCACAATTACTCAGAAAAACCCCG GCTTTGGCACACAGCCTGTGCCAGCGAAGAGGGAGAGGTGATTGTCTTTGGCGGCTGTGCTAACAATTTACTTGCCCATCACAAAGCA GCACACAGTAATGAAATCCTGGTGTTTTCTCTGCAACCAAAATCTCTTGTAAG ACTCTGCCAAGAGGCTATCTTGTGCTTCAAAGAGATCCTGGCCAGCTCCTGGCATTGCCTGCCCAAGCACCTGCTCCACAGCCTCAACCAGCGCTTCAGCAGCAATAACACCTCTGGCTCCTAG